The following are encoded in a window of Novosphingobium sp. ZN18A2 genomic DNA:
- the phhA gene encoding phenylalanine 4-monooxygenase — MTLMLDTETDFSRLPDLPPDVFTAPLKRPSHVGEDWLEPAQRTYGDAEHGIWKDLYARQMDILPGRAASAFMAGLQKLGLGRGGVPDFRELSEELGALTGWSVVPVPMLIPDHVFFWHLANRRFPAGNFIRTRETFDYIEEPDVFHDVFGHVPMLADPVYADYMQEYGRAGWKAMRYNRLKALGALYWYTVEFGLIQEEAGLRAYGAGILSGPREAVFAIESKSPNRIMLNVDRVMRTDYVISDLQPTYFVIEGFQNLYHQTVDRDFDRLYRSLGPGFTYANTAVIDIDNVVTRGTLEYHLRGGRGSGATAD; from the coding sequence ATGACCCTGATGCTCGACACCGAAACCGACTTCAGTCGCCTGCCGGACCTGCCGCCGGACGTGTTTACCGCGCCGCTGAAACGCCCCTCTCATGTGGGCGAGGACTGGCTGGAACCCGCCCAGCGGACCTATGGCGATGCCGAGCACGGGATATGGAAGGATCTCTATGCCCGGCAGATGGACATCCTGCCCGGCCGCGCGGCCAGTGCCTTCATGGCCGGGTTGCAAAAGCTCGGCCTGGGGCGCGGCGGTGTGCCCGACTTTCGCGAATTGTCCGAGGAACTGGGCGCGCTGACGGGGTGGAGCGTGGTGCCGGTGCCGATGCTGATCCCCGATCACGTGTTCTTCTGGCACCTGGCGAACCGGCGCTTTCCCGCGGGCAACTTCATCCGCACGCGCGAGACGTTCGACTATATCGAAGAACCGGACGTGTTCCACGACGTGTTCGGCCACGTGCCGATGCTCGCCGATCCGGTCTATGCCGATTACATGCAGGAATATGGTCGCGCCGGGTGGAAGGCGATGCGCTATAACCGGCTGAAGGCGCTGGGCGCGCTCTACTGGTACACCGTTGAGTTCGGGCTGATCCAGGAAGAGGCGGGGCTTCGCGCCTATGGCGCGGGCATCCTATCGGGCCCGCGCGAGGCGGTGTTTGCGATAGAGAGCAAGTCGCCCAACCGGATCATGCTGAATGTCGATCGCGTGATGCGCACCGACTATGTGATCAGCGACCTGCAGCCGACCTATTTCGTGATCGAAGGCTTCCAGAACCTCTATCACCAGACGGTTGATCGCGATTTCGACCGGCTTTACCGCTCGCTTGGCCCCGGTTTCACTTATGCCAACACCGCCGTGATCGATATCGACAACGTGGTGACGCGCGGAACGCTGGAATACCACTTGCGTGGCGGACGCGGATCGGGCGCCACTGCCGATTGA
- a CDS encoding GlsB/YeaQ/YmgE family stress response membrane protein, translated as MGFIVLLVVGGILGWLASIVMRTDAQQGIFLNIVVGVIGALIGGLVVAGGSITSGISVTSLIVSFLGAVVLLAIVNLVRRGSVR; from the coding sequence ATCGGCTTTATCGTATTACTCGTCGTCGGTGGAATTCTCGGCTGGCTTGCCAGCATCGTGATGCGCACCGACGCCCAGCAAGGCATATTCCTCAACATCGTGGTCGGCGTGATCGGCGCACTGATCGGCGGACTGGTGGTTGCCGGCGGAAGCATTACGTCGGGCATCTCTGTCACCAGCCTGATCGTGTCGTTCCTGGGCGCGGTCGTCCTTCTGGCGATCGTGAACCTGGTTCGCCGCGGATCGGTCCGCTAA
- the rpmG gene encoding 50S ribosomal protein L33: MAKPTTVKIRLVSTADTGFFYVTKKNPRNTTEKMTFRKYDPVARKHVEFKEAKIK, encoded by the coding sequence ATGGCCAAGCCCACCACCGTCAAGATCCGCCTGGTTTCGACCGCGGACACCGGCTTCTTCTATGTCACCAAGAAGAACCCGCGCAACACGACCGAGAAGATGACTTTCCGCAAGTACGATCCGGTCGCGCGCAAGCACGTCGAGTTCAAGGAAGCGAAGATCAAGTAA
- a CDS encoding [protein-PII] uridylyltransferase — protein sequence MTLPRIANQRKIIERRKLAEAVRKAVAEHGDKARPAVVDLLRDALDSGRAELSRRLAAKPTAGHECAQGHAFLIDQVVRVIHDHVVEDVYPAGNRSTGEHLSILAVGGYGRGEMAPHSDVDIAFLTPGKQTAWCEQVIEAMLYFLWDLSLKVGHSSRSLDDMVRMAKSDLTIRTALLEGRYVWGDRDLYEEASRRFYAEVVTGTERQFVTDKLEERNERHKKLGDSRYVVEPNVKEGKGGLRDLHTLYWIGKYIHKVKTPSELVDVGLLTAQEYRSFRRAENFFWAVRCHLHTITGRAEDRLTFDMQPEVARRMNFAERPGKSAVERFMQFFFLQAKQVGSLTGVFLAQLDEQFAKKAKPAFLSRMRRKRKIGEYLVDGGKLAAPDDEFFQQDPVRLVELFTVADREGLEIHPETLRVVRRDAGLINGKVRKTARANALFIELLTSRNDPETVLRWMNESGVFGRFIPDFGRVNAQMQFDMYHHYTVDEHTIRAIGLLARIEKGDLNDDHPLSSEVIGKLASRRVLYVATLMHDIAKGRRGDHSVLGAELALRVCPRLGLGAQETEMVSWLVRHHLLMSATAFKRDLADYKTIADFVAVVQSVERLRLLLILTVVDIRAVGPGIWNSWKRQLLGDLFVAAEEMLRLGHKQYGRAERIAAKKKAVGEILRERDKLIGTVGRQMADSYWIAEPEDIIVMNLQQMDRGHGQPLRIEAQYYPARGATLVTVLAADHPGLFYRIAGGIHLAGGNIIDARIHTAKNGMAVDNFLVQDPLGRPFNEPGQMERIRTAIEDALANRVKLAPQLDRRPLARPRAEAFDVQPMVIFDNKASNRFTVIEVGARDTPALLNRLARALFEARLIVHSAHITTYGERAADTFYVTDLLGEKLEEQRQRSIERRLLEAAADNTAKPGKSGKAAEKAKEPV from the coding sequence ATGACGCTTCCCCGCATCGCGAACCAGCGCAAGATCATTGAACGCCGCAAGCTGGCCGAAGCGGTGCGCAAGGCCGTGGCCGAACATGGCGACAAGGCGCGGCCCGCGGTGGTGGACCTGCTGCGCGACGCGCTCGATTCGGGGCGCGCGGAACTGTCCCGGCGGCTTGCGGCGAAGCCCACCGCCGGTCACGAATGCGCGCAGGGGCACGCCTTCCTGATCGACCAGGTGGTGCGCGTGATCCACGATCACGTGGTGGAGGACGTCTATCCCGCCGGCAACCGATCGACCGGAGAGCATCTTTCGATCCTTGCGGTCGGCGGTTACGGACGCGGCGAGATGGCGCCGCATTCGGACGTCGACATCGCCTTCCTGACGCCCGGCAAGCAGACCGCCTGGTGCGAACAGGTGATAGAGGCGATGCTCTATTTCCTGTGGGATCTTTCGCTGAAGGTCGGCCATTCAAGCCGTTCGCTGGACGATATGGTGCGCATGGCGAAAAGCGACCTGACGATCCGCACCGCGCTGCTGGAAGGCCGCTATGTCTGGGGCGACCGCGACCTGTACGAGGAAGCGTCGCGCCGGTTCTATGCCGAAGTCGTGACCGGGACCGAGCGCCAGTTCGTTACCGACAAGCTGGAAGAGCGCAACGAACGGCACAAGAAGCTGGGCGACAGCCGCTATGTGGTTGAGCCCAACGTGAAAGAGGGCAAGGGCGGGCTGCGCGACCTTCACACGCTCTACTGGATCGGCAAGTACATCCACAAGGTGAAGACGCCGTCGGAGCTGGTCGACGTGGGGCTGCTGACCGCGCAGGAATACCGTTCGTTCCGGCGGGCGGAGAATTTCTTCTGGGCGGTGCGCTGCCATCTGCACACTATCACCGGCCGCGCGGAGGACCGGCTGACCTTCGACATGCAGCCCGAAGTCGCGCGGCGCATGAACTTTGCCGAACGTCCGGGCAAGAGCGCGGTCGAACGGTTCATGCAGTTCTTCTTCCTCCAGGCGAAGCAGGTGGGATCGCTGACCGGCGTGTTCCTGGCCCAGCTTGACGAGCAGTTCGCGAAGAAGGCGAAGCCCGCCTTCCTTTCGCGGATGCGGCGCAAGCGCAAGATCGGGGAATACCTGGTGGATGGCGGCAAACTTGCCGCGCCGGACGACGAATTCTTCCAGCAGGATCCGGTGCGGCTGGTCGAACTGTTTACCGTGGCGGATCGCGAAGGGCTGGAAATCCATCCCGAAACGCTGCGCGTCGTGCGGCGCGATGCGGGGCTTATCAATGGCAAGGTGCGCAAGACCGCGCGCGCCAACGCGCTGTTCATCGAATTGCTGACCAGCCGGAACGATCCCGAAACGGTGCTGCGCTGGATGAACGAATCGGGCGTGTTCGGCCGCTTCATTCCCGACTTCGGCCGCGTGAACGCGCAGATGCAGTTCGATATGTACCACCACTACACGGTGGACGAACACACGATCCGCGCGATCGGCCTGCTGGCGCGGATCGAAAAGGGCGACCTGAACGACGACCATCCGCTTTCCAGCGAGGTGATCGGCAAGCTGGCGTCGCGCCGCGTGCTCTATGTCGCAACGCTGATGCACGATATCGCCAAGGGCCGGCGCGGCGACCATTCGGTGCTGGGGGCGGAACTGGCGCTGCGCGTCTGCCCGCGGCTGGGACTGGGCGCCCAGGAAACCGAAATGGTCAGCTGGCTGGTGCGCCATCACCTGCTGATGAGCGCGACCGCCTTCAAGCGCGACCTGGCCGATTACAAGACCATCGCAGATTTCGTTGCCGTCGTGCAGTCGGTGGAGCGGTTGCGCCTGCTGCTGATCCTGACCGTGGTCGATATCCGCGCGGTCGGCCCCGGCATCTGGAACAGCTGGAAGCGCCAGCTTCTGGGCGATCTGTTCGTGGCCGCCGAAGAGATGCTGCGCCTGGGGCACAAGCAATATGGCCGCGCCGAACGGATCGCCGCCAAGAAGAAGGCGGTGGGAGAGATCCTGCGCGAACGCGACAAGCTGATCGGAACGGTCGGGCGGCAGATGGCCGATTCCTACTGGATTGCGGAGCCGGAAGACATCATCGTGATGAACCTGCAGCAGATGGACCGGGGCCACGGCCAGCCGCTGCGGATCGAGGCACAGTATTACCCGGCGCGCGGCGCAACGCTGGTTACCGTGCTGGCGGCGGACCATCCGGGCCTGTTCTATCGCATCGCGGGCGGTATCCACCTGGCCGGCGGCAATATCATCGACGCGCGCATCCACACCGCGAAGAACGGCATGGCGGTCGACAATTTCCTGGTGCAGGACCCGCTGGGCCGCCCGTTCAACGAACCGGGCCAGATGGAACGGATCAGGACGGCGATAGAAGACGCGCTTGCCAACCGTGTGAAGCTGGCCCCGCAGCTTGACCGGCGCCCGCTCGCCCGGCCGCGCGCCGAAGCCTTCGACGTGCAGCCGATGGTCATTTTCGACAACAAGGCGTCGAACCGCTTCACGGTGATAGAGGTCGGCGCGCGCGACACGCCGGCGTTGCTGAACCGGTTGGCCCGCGCGCTGTTCGAAGCGCGGCTGATCGTCCACTCAGCGCATATCACCACTTATGGCGAGCGCGCGGCGGACACGTTCTATGTAACCGACCTGCTGGGCGAAAAGCTGGAAGAACAGCGTCAGCGGTCGATAGAGCGCCGCCTGCTGGAAGCCGCGGCAGACAACACGGCCAAGCCGGGCAAGTCGGGCAAAGCCGCGGAAAAGGCGAAAGAGCCGGTCTGA
- a CDS encoding exodeoxyribonuclease III, with protein sequence MVSVATWNINSVRLRAEQVARVLTEQAPDVLCLQEIKVAEHLFPHDAFEQLGYTHRAVNGQKGYHGVATVSRIPFREVSRHDWQDNGEARHVGVELTGPGKGLLIDNVYIPAGGDVPDREVNAKFGQKLDFLERMTRWSDRIDAPTLLVGDFNIAPLECDVYDHKALLKVVSHTPIEVEALQRMADAHGWVDLGRKHIPAPERNYSWWSYRSYWRNKDQGRRLDHMWASPDVASQSTAHRFVEETRKWEQPSDHVPLITDFDL encoded by the coding sequence ATGGTTTCCGTTGCTACCTGGAATATCAATTCCGTCCGCCTGCGCGCCGAACAGGTCGCCCGTGTCCTGACCGAGCAGGCGCCAGACGTGCTGTGCCTGCAGGAAATCAAGGTGGCAGAGCACCTGTTCCCGCACGACGCGTTCGAACAACTGGGATACACCCACCGCGCGGTGAACGGGCAGAAGGGCTATCACGGCGTCGCCACGGTAAGCCGCATTCCGTTTCGAGAGGTCAGCCGGCATGACTGGCAGGACAACGGAGAGGCGCGGCACGTGGGCGTGGAGCTGACCGGCCCCGGCAAGGGGCTGCTGATCGACAACGTCTATATCCCCGCGGGCGGCGACGTGCCCGACCGCGAGGTGAACGCGAAGTTCGGCCAGAAGCTGGACTTTCTTGAACGCATGACGCGCTGGTCCGACAGGATCGATGCGCCCACGCTGCTTGTGGGCGATTTCAACATCGCCCCGCTGGAATGCGACGTCTATGACCACAAGGCGCTGCTGAAGGTCGTCAGCCATACGCCGATCGAGGTGGAAGCCTTGCAGCGCATGGCCGATGCGCACGGCTGGGTGGACCTGGGGCGCAAGCACATTCCCGCGCCCGAACGCAATTATTCCTGGTGGTCGTACCGGTCGTACTGGCGCAACAAGGACCAGGGGCGCAGGCTGGATCACATGTGGGCATCGCCGGACGTCGCCAGTCAATCGACCGCGCACCGTTTCGTGGAAGAAACCCGCAAATGGGAACAGCCTTCGGACCACGTGCCGCTGATCACGGACTTCGACCTGTGA
- the ppk2 gene encoding polyphosphate kinase 2, with translation MGKAERKAYEDAIEPMQEELVGAARWAAKKGARVLVILEGRDTAGKSGVIHAILEKLNPRQCRSVALPKPSDRERGEWYFQRYVQHLPSAGEIVLFDRSWYNRAGVEKVMGFATDRQVRDFLAQAPVFEKLLVDDGILLFKYWLTADQKEQEKRFKERLDDPLKRWKLSPIDIEARQKYADYTKAREAMLAATHTQYAPWTLVNFNEQKRGRLTLIRDFLNRLPDTHVPLEDIDLPPLGHDPIKESCSLLKPLPDFPMD, from the coding sequence ATGGGCAAGGCCGAACGCAAGGCATACGAAGACGCGATCGAGCCGATGCAGGAAGAACTTGTGGGCGCCGCGCGCTGGGCCGCGAAAAAGGGCGCGCGCGTGCTCGTCATCCTTGAAGGCCGCGATACCGCCGGGAAAAGCGGCGTGATCCACGCCATCCTGGAAAAGCTCAATCCCCGCCAGTGCCGCAGCGTGGCCCTGCCCAAACCGTCCGACCGGGAGCGCGGCGAATGGTATTTCCAGCGCTATGTCCAGCACTTGCCGTCCGCCGGGGAGATCGTGCTGTTCGACCGCAGCTGGTACAACCGTGCCGGGGTGGAAAAGGTGATGGGTTTCGCCACCGACCGGCAGGTTCGCGACTTTCTGGCCCAGGCGCCGGTGTTCGAAAAGCTGCTGGTCGACGATGGCATCCTGCTGTTCAAATACTGGCTGACGGCGGACCAGAAAGAACAGGAAAAGCGCTTCAAGGAACGGCTGGACGATCCGCTGAAGCGCTGGAAACTCTCACCGATCGATATCGAGGCGCGGCAGAAATACGCCGATTACACCAAGGCGCGCGAGGCGATGCTGGCGGCCACGCACACGCAATACGCACCGTGGACGCTGGTAAACTTCAACGAACAGAAGCGCGGACGGCTTACGCTGATTCGCGATTTCCTGAACCGCCTGCCCGATACGCACGTCCCGCTTGAGGATATTGACCTGCCCCCGCTGGGCCACGATCCGATCAAGGAAAGCTGCAGCCTGTTGAAACCCCTGCCCGATTTTCCGATGGACTAG
- the ribA gene encoding GTP cyclohydrolase II produces the protein MGTAFGPRAADHGLRPVTDPRAVAKALDALRHGWPVRVSGTDGALDLLPAETGFSEPGLSAPHLLISAARAATLKLANQREAAEPHAPVLIRGGEPFTLDDARTLADPSRDLAYPMRGPFRAEPLEPREAAETAMELARLAGILPAFLVSPGTMSGTGPDIAPGIGPGAEASAADLAAFRDPARLTIQARARLPVEALDHCEIVAFRARDDLREHVALVVGRQSGDRVPLVRLHSECLTGDVLGSLKCDCGPQLDAALHAMAEEARAGGWGVLLYLRQEGRGIGLINKLRAYELQDQGFDTVEANERLGLPSEARDFPVAARMLSLLNVGAIRLMTNNPAKVSALEGVGVTVAERVPHKLPANPHNARYLDTKRDRTGHLL, from the coding sequence ATGGGAACAGCCTTCGGACCACGTGCCGCTGATCACGGACTTCGACCTGTGACAGATCCGCGCGCCGTCGCGAAAGCGCTCGACGCGCTGCGCCACGGCTGGCCGGTGCGGGTGAGCGGCACGGACGGCGCGCTTGACCTGCTGCCCGCCGAAACGGGCTTTTCCGAACCGGGGCTGTCTGCCCCCCACCTGCTGATTTCCGCCGCGCGCGCGGCCACGCTGAAGCTGGCCAACCAGCGCGAGGCGGCCGAACCGCACGCGCCGGTGCTGATCCGGGGCGGTGAGCCGTTCACGCTGGACGATGCGCGGACGCTGGCCGATCCGTCTCGCGACCTTGCCTACCCGATGCGCGGCCCCTTCCGCGCAGAACCGCTGGAGCCGCGCGAGGCGGCGGAAACGGCGATGGAACTGGCGCGGCTGGCCGGCATCCTTCCCGCGTTCCTGGTGTCGCCCGGCACAATGTCGGGCACGGGGCCGGATATCGCGCCGGGTATCGGGCCGGGCGCCGAGGCGAGCGCGGCGGACCTTGCCGCCTTCCGCGATCCGGCGCGGCTGACGATACAGGCCCGCGCGCGGCTCCCCGTAGAAGCGCTGGACCATTGCGAGATCGTGGCCTTCCGCGCGCGGGACGATCTGCGCGAACACGTTGCGCTGGTGGTCGGGCGGCAAAGCGGCGACAGGGTGCCGCTGGTCCGCCTGCACTCCGAATGCCTGACGGGCGACGTGCTGGGCAGCCTGAAGTGCGACTGCGGGCCGCAACTGGACGCGGCGCTTCACGCCATGGCCGAAGAGGCGCGGGCGGGCGGCTGGGGCGTGCTGCTGTACCTGCGGCAGGAAGGACGCGGTATCGGCCTGATCAACAAGCTGCGCGCCTATGAACTGCAGGACCAGGGCTTCGACACGGTGGAAGCCAACGAACGGCTGGGCCTGCCCAGCGAAGCGCGCGATTTCCCCGTCGCCGCGCGGATGCTTTCCCTGCTGAACGTGGGCGCGATCCGGTTGATGACCAACAACCCGGCCAAGGTTTCCGCGCTGGAAGGCGTGGGCGTTACCGTTGCCGAGCGCGTGCCGCACAAGCTGCCCGCAAACCCGCACAACGCGCGCTATCTGGATACCAAGCGCGACCGGACCGGGCACCTGCTTTAG
- a CDS encoding carboxymuconolactone decarboxylase family protein, with product MNKNWPEMADELSGAIKEVRLGSPEVMKAFSAIASAATAGGHIDAKTKELIALAIAVAIRCDGCVAFHSKAAVARGATREEVMEAMGMALYMGAGPSLMYAAQAVEAFDQFTEKAAGT from the coding sequence ATGAACAAGAACTGGCCCGAAATGGCCGACGAACTCTCCGGCGCGATCAAGGAAGTGCGGCTCGGCTCGCCCGAAGTGATGAAGGCCTTTTCGGCCATCGCTTCGGCCGCGACCGCAGGCGGGCATATCGACGCGAAGACGAAAGAACTGATCGCGCTGGCCATCGCGGTGGCGATCCGCTGCGATGGCTGCGTCGCGTTCCATTCCAAGGCCGCCGTCGCGCGCGGGGCCACGCGCGAAGAGGTGATGGAAGCGATGGGCATGGCGCTTTACATGGGCGCGGGGCCAAGTCTGATGTATGCAGCGCAGGCCGTGGAAGCCTTCGACCAGTTCACCGAGAAGGCGGCCGGGACATAA
- a CDS encoding undecaprenyl-diphosphate phosphatase, which yields MDSLTLTAILLGIVEGLTEFLPVSSTGHLILATELFGYDANQWAVFNIVIQLGAILAVVVLYWRTFWAVAMGLVRMETLSIRFVRNLLVAFMPAAVIGLALKDYIDILLGSPMVVAWALIVGGIAILVVEKLAKPGEYVGIGQLSLKASLGVGFVQCLAMVPGVSRSGATIMGALAMGIERRTAAEFSFFLAIPTMLGATTLELIDKREALASGATGVGWSEIAIGFVVAFLVAMAVIKMFVAYISKSGFSPFAWYRIAVGALAVWVLSSH from the coding sequence ATGGACAGCCTGACCCTCACCGCCATCCTCCTCGGTATCGTCGAGGGTCTTACCGAATTCCTGCCCGTCTCGTCGACCGGGCACCTGATCCTGGCGACCGAGTTGTTCGGGTATGATGCCAACCAGTGGGCCGTGTTCAACATCGTGATCCAGCTGGGCGCGATCCTGGCGGTCGTGGTGCTTTACTGGCGCACCTTCTGGGCCGTGGCGATGGGACTGGTGCGGATGGAAACGCTGTCCATCCGCTTCGTGCGCAACCTGCTGGTCGCCTTCATGCCCGCCGCCGTCATCGGCCTGGCGCTGAAGGACTATATCGACATCCTGTTGGGCAGCCCGATGGTGGTCGCCTGGGCGCTGATTGTCGGCGGCATTGCCATCCTGGTGGTCGAAAAGCTGGCGAAACCCGGCGAATATGTGGGGATCGGCCAGTTGAGCCTGAAGGCATCGCTGGGCGTAGGCTTCGTCCAGTGCCTGGCCATGGTCCCCGGCGTCAGCCGGTCGGGCGCCACGATCATGGGCGCGCTGGCGATGGGGATAGAGCGGCGCACCGCGGCCGAGTTCAGCTTCTTCCTGGCAATCCCGACGATGCTGGGCGCCACCACGCTGGAACTGATCGACAAGCGTGAGGCGCTTGCCTCCGGTGCGACGGGCGTGGGCTGGAGCGAGATCGCGATCGGCTTCGTGGTAGCCTTCCTTGTCGCGATGGCGGTCATCAAGATGTTCGTCGCCTATATCAGCAAATCGGGCTTTTCGCCCTTCGCCTGGTATCGCATCGCGGTTGGCGCGCTGGCCGTTTGGGTTCTTTCAAGCCACTGA
- a CDS encoding YqgE/AlgH family protein: MTDAPYLTGRLLLAMPGMGDPRFEQAVIALCVHDENGALGIGIGHIRDGTGFHAVLDELGIDRGVSPDAPVHHGGPVEPGRGFILHTADWMGKDSIEVPPLGALSASLEILTAIAEGRGPEKWIMALGYAGWGAGQLDEEMHRHGWHAAEGRPEILFDTPPESRWVSTWRAEGIDPALLSNATGHA, translated from the coding sequence ATGACCGACGCCCCTTACCTGACGGGCCGCCTTCTGCTGGCGATGCCCGGCATGGGAGATCCCCGCTTCGAACAGGCGGTTATCGCCCTGTGCGTGCATGATGAGAACGGCGCGCTGGGCATCGGCATCGGCCACATCCGCGACGGCACCGGCTTTCACGCCGTGCTCGACGAGCTGGGCATCGATCGCGGCGTCTCCCCCGATGCACCTGTCCACCACGGCGGCCCGGTGGAGCCGGGGCGCGGGTTCATCCTTCATACGGCGGACTGGATGGGCAAGGATTCGATAGAAGTCCCGCCGCTGGGCGCGCTTTCGGCCTCGCTGGAAATCCTTACCGCCATTGCCGAAGGGCGCGGGCCGGAAAAGTGGATCATGGCGCTTGGCTACGCGGGCTGGGGCGCGGGCCAGCTTGACGAGGAAATGCACCGCCACGGCTGGCACGCGGCCGAAGGACGGCCGGAAATCCTGTTCGATACCCCGCCCGAATCGCGCTGGGTTTCCACCTGGCGCGCCGAAGGGATCGACCCCGCGTTGCTTTCGAACGCGACGGGCCATGCATGA
- a CDS encoding outer membrane lipoprotein carrier protein LolA encodes MDMIDKLSRLPLRTLGAAALALGAGGVAAFVPAQSATAAAEAVPPQVNEAVTALRDISTMQADFVQTDRTGQRVSGVLTMKRPGRIRFQYQDGVPLLIVSDGKALTMIDYEVRQVQRWPIKNSPLGALLDPNRDVARYARLIPTGHPDVLSLEAKDPKHPEYGTITMIFMRDASAPGGWQLDSWVALDSQNKRTTIRLSNQKYGMSVSNNMFRWKDPRRSAPGR; translated from the coding sequence ATGGACATGATCGACAAGCTTTCCCGCCTACCGCTCCGCACCCTTGGTGCTGCCGCCCTCGCGCTTGGCGCCGGGGGCGTTGCCGCGTTTGTGCCGGCGCAATCCGCCACCGCCGCCGCGGAGGCCGTTCCGCCGCAGGTGAACGAAGCCGTCACCGCGCTGCGCGACATTTCGACCATGCAGGCCGATTTCGTGCAGACGGACCGCACCGGCCAGCGCGTTTCGGGCGTGCTGACGATGAAGCGCCCCGGCCGCATCCGCTTCCAGTACCAGGACGGTGTTCCGCTGCTGATCGTATCGGACGGCAAGGCGCTGACCATGATCGACTACGAGGTCCGGCAGGTTCAGCGCTGGCCGATCAAGAACAGCCCGCTTGGCGCGCTGCTCGATCCCAATCGCGATGTCGCCCGCTATGCCAGGCTGATCCCGACCGGCCACCCCGACGTGCTGAGCCTTGAGGCCAAAGACCCCAAGCATCCCGAATACGGCACGATCACGATGATCTTCATGCGCGATGCAAGCGCGCCGGGCGGCTGGCAGCTGGATAGCTGGGTCGCGCTGGATTCGCAGAACAAGCGCACCACGATCCGGCTTTCGAACCAGAAATATGGAATGTCCGTATCGAACAACATGTTCCGCTGGAAAGACCCGCGCCGCTCCGCCCCCGGCCGCTGA